A genomic segment from Stenotrophomonas maltophilia encodes:
- a CDS encoding fimbrial biogenesis chaperone — translation MEHARMAGPRPWRATGVALLALYLLAAATAGATSLQVAPTSLQLEARQRAGELWLTNSGTSPVKLQVRVFRWVQQDGQEQLLPTDELMATPPMQELAAGQQQLVRVMRPDREPPPAQQYYRLIVDEVPDLATRTGGMQFVLRYSIPVFVQPSAATLAPRLQARLVRLADGRNGVEVANSGNGYAQIADLALGSTTRPRIVHPGLLGYVLPGQVMRWPIERTAIDRDNDQITAKLNGESEQTPLSPPPAR, via the coding sequence ATGGAGCACGCCCGCATGGCCGGACCCCGCCCGTGGCGCGCCACCGGCGTGGCGCTGCTCGCCCTGTACCTGCTGGCCGCCGCCACCGCCGGCGCCACCAGCCTGCAGGTCGCCCCGACCAGCCTGCAGCTGGAAGCCCGCCAGCGTGCCGGCGAGCTGTGGCTGACCAACAGCGGCACTTCGCCGGTGAAGCTGCAGGTGCGCGTGTTCCGCTGGGTGCAGCAGGACGGCCAGGAACAGCTGCTGCCCACCGACGAATTGATGGCCACTCCACCGATGCAGGAACTGGCCGCCGGCCAGCAGCAGCTGGTGCGGGTCATGCGTCCGGACAGGGAGCCGCCACCGGCACAGCAGTATTACCGCCTGATCGTCGACGAGGTGCCCGACCTGGCCACCCGCACAGGTGGCATGCAGTTCGTGCTGCGCTATTCGATTCCGGTGTTCGTGCAGCCCTCGGCCGCCACGCTGGCACCGCGGCTGCAGGCCCGCCTGGTGCGGTTGGCGGACGGCCGCAACGGCGTCGAGGTGGCCAATTCGGGCAACGGCTACGCACAGATCGCCGATCTCGCGCTGGGCAGCACCACGCGCCCGCGCATCGTCCATCCCGGGCTGCTGGGCTACGTGTTGCCCGGCCAGGTGATGCGCTGGCCGATCGAACGCACGGCGATCGACCGCGACAACGACCAGATCACGGCCAAGCTCAATGGCGAGTCGGAACAGACGCCACTGTCGCCCCCACCGGCTCGCTGA
- a CDS encoding Csu type fimbrial protein, with amino-acid sequence MRSPVRSPLAWVVAGLLLSSPALAADTTTFNVTLVVTKACTITAAAATNVDFGTAASTTATPTLGQGTVTAQCSALTPYTISLNAGANASTANDVTTRRMKNTNAAVTANNYVGYQLYQDAAHTLVWGATSGTNTQAGIGTGLAVPYIVYGQILNLSTNNPATGNYLDTVTATITY; translated from the coding sequence ATGCGATCCCCAGTTCGATCCCCGCTAGCCTGGGTCGTGGCAGGGCTCCTGCTGTCCAGCCCGGCGCTGGCCGCCGACACCACCACCTTCAACGTCACCCTGGTGGTCACCAAGGCCTGCACCATCACGGCGGCGGCCGCCACCAACGTCGACTTCGGCACCGCCGCCTCGACCACCGCGACGCCCACGCTGGGCCAGGGCACGGTGACCGCGCAGTGCTCGGCACTGACGCCCTACACCATCTCGCTGAATGCGGGCGCCAATGCCAGCACTGCCAATGACGTCACCACGCGGCGGATGAAGAACACCAATGCTGCGGTGACCGCCAACAACTACGTCGGCTACCAGCTCTACCAGGACGCCGCGCATACCCTGGTCTGGGGCGCCACGTCCGGCACCAATACCCAGGCCGGCATCGGCACCGGCCTGGCCGTGCCCTACATCGTCTACGGCCAGATCCTGAACCTGAGCACCAATAACCCGGCCACCGGTAACTACCTGGATACCGTTACCGCCACGATCACCTATTGA
- the map gene encoding type I methionyl aminopeptidase, which translates to MGAMSVNLKTPQEIEMMRIAGRLASEVLDIVTPHVKPGVTTEELDRICHDHIVNVQGAIPANVGYRGFPKTVCTSVNNVICHGIPSEGKVLKDGDIINIDVTVIKDGWHGDTSRMYFVGTPSVMARRLVETTYEAMWRGIRAVRPGATLGDIGHAIQSYAEGERFSVVREYCGHGIGKVYHDEPQVVHYGRPGQGLVLQPGMTFTIEPMINEGTRYNKVLPDGWTVVTKDRKLSAQWEHMIAVTETGVDVLTLSPGESQVS; encoded by the coding sequence ATGGGTGCCATGAGCGTGAATCTGAAAACCCCGCAGGAAATCGAGATGATGCGCATCGCCGGCCGCCTGGCCAGCGAAGTGCTCGACATCGTCACCCCCCACGTCAAGCCCGGTGTCACCACCGAGGAACTGGACCGCATCTGCCACGACCACATCGTGAACGTGCAGGGCGCCATTCCGGCCAACGTCGGCTACCGCGGCTTCCCGAAGACCGTGTGCACCTCGGTCAACAATGTCATCTGCCACGGCATCCCCAGCGAAGGGAAGGTGCTGAAGGATGGCGACATCATCAATATCGACGTCACCGTCATCAAGGACGGCTGGCACGGCGACACCAGCCGCATGTACTTCGTCGGCACCCCGTCGGTGATGGCCCGCCGCCTGGTGGAAACCACTTACGAAGCCATGTGGCGCGGCATCCGTGCGGTGCGTCCGGGCGCCACCCTGGGCGACATCGGCCATGCCATCCAGAGCTATGCCGAAGGCGAGCGTTTCAGCGTGGTGCGCGAGTACTGCGGCCACGGCATCGGCAAGGTCTACCACGACGAGCCGCAGGTGGTGCATTACGGCCGCCCGGGCCAGGGCCTGGTGCTGCAGCCCGGCATGACCTTCACCATCGAGCCGATGATCAACGAAGGCACCCGCTACAACAAGGTGCTGCCGGATGGCTGGACCGTGGTGACCAAGGACCGCAAGCTGTCGGCGCAGTGGGAGCACATGATCGCGGTCACCGAGACCGGCGTGGACGTGCTGACCCTGTCGCCAGGCGAGTCGCAGGTCTCCTGA
- a CDS encoding [protein-PII] uridylyltransferase: protein MLPASSLLDTPAASLNDPDWAAAARQALQQADARLYRRFDQGDNIERLLALRARAADHLIRLAWQRCLPADSGLSLFAVGGYGRGELFPRSDIDLLVFGDPPAQLAHEAALARLFALLWDCGLAVSHAVRSALQCREAATDQTVLTALIEARPILADDAARRALREAVDDRELWPARTFFLAKLEELRNRHQRFGDTADNLEPDLKDGPGGLRDLNTLGWMALRAFGVRDLEALVGLGHLGADEAAALKRERAVLARLRFGLHLVARRPEERLRFDYQKTLAARLGFEDDAENLGVEKMMQGFYRAALVVRRISDRLLQRFEEQFDGEAQPEPLTVGFSLRRGYLAANEADWPRGDIGQVFALFSSWANNPQVRGLHSLTARALAEALPLLPAYDQADADAREQFLALLRGQRPVDTLSRMARLGVLGQWIPAFAQVSGRMQFDLFHVYTVDQHTLMVLRNIGQFASSRADERFSIAHEVWPRLRKPELLLLAGLFHDIAKGRGGDHSELGAVDARAFCQAHALSGTDTELVAWLVEQHLRMSVTAQKQDIADPVVIHRFATLVGSRDRLDYLYLLTCADIAGTSPKLWNAWKDRLLADLYFATRRALREGLEHPVPAAERVAEARDSVRALVRERGYDDATIDRQFAVMPDEGFIRLRPEQLAWQAAALVPVKQGQALVKVRRISVDDPALEVFVHSPDRDGLFAAIVMTLDRKGYGIHRARVLDGPADTIFDTFEVNPADTFADGSSANLEAALREALSGDLSRLRPSRRVVPRQLRHFRFAPRIEFRDEPGATRFALVAPDRPGLLADVAFVLRNQGLRVHDARIATFGERAEDTFVISDEHDLPLTEPARQQLHDAMLACLDPDRNAGDPA from the coding sequence ATGCTGCCGGCGAGTTCGCTGCTGGACACGCCGGCCGCGTCGCTCAACGACCCGGATTGGGCTGCTGCCGCGCGCCAGGCGCTGCAGCAGGCCGACGCGCGCCTGTACCGCCGCTTCGACCAGGGCGACAACATCGAGCGCCTGCTGGCGCTGCGCGCGCGCGCTGCCGACCATCTGATCCGCCTGGCCTGGCAGCGCTGCCTGCCGGCCGACAGCGGGCTGTCGCTGTTCGCGGTTGGCGGCTATGGCCGCGGTGAACTGTTTCCGCGTTCGGACATCGACCTGCTGGTGTTCGGCGATCCGCCGGCACAGCTGGCCCATGAGGCGGCGCTGGCGCGCCTGTTCGCGCTGCTGTGGGACTGCGGATTGGCGGTCAGCCATGCGGTGCGTTCGGCCTTGCAGTGCCGCGAGGCGGCGACTGACCAGACCGTGCTGACCGCGCTGATCGAGGCACGCCCGATCCTGGCCGATGATGCGGCGCGCCGCGCGCTGCGCGAGGCCGTCGACGATCGGGAGCTGTGGCCGGCACGCACGTTCTTCCTGGCCAAGCTGGAAGAGCTGCGCAACCGTCACCAGCGCTTCGGCGATACCGCCGACAACCTGGAGCCGGACCTGAAGGATGGGCCCGGCGGCCTGCGCGATCTCAATACGCTGGGCTGGATGGCGCTGCGTGCCTTCGGCGTGCGCGACCTGGAGGCACTGGTCGGGCTCGGCCATCTGGGCGCTGACGAAGCGGCGGCCCTGAAGCGGGAACGTGCGGTACTGGCGCGGTTGCGCTTCGGCCTGCACCTGGTGGCGCGCCGCCCGGAAGAGCGCCTGCGTTTCGATTACCAGAAGACCCTGGCCGCGCGCCTGGGCTTCGAAGACGATGCCGAAAATCTCGGTGTCGAGAAGATGATGCAGGGCTTCTACCGCGCCGCATTGGTGGTGCGCCGGATCAGCGACCGCCTGCTGCAGCGCTTCGAGGAACAGTTCGATGGCGAGGCCCAGCCGGAACCGTTGACCGTGGGCTTTTCCCTGCGCCGCGGCTACCTGGCCGCCAACGAGGCCGACTGGCCGCGCGGCGACATCGGCCAGGTGTTCGCACTGTTTTCCAGCTGGGCCAACAATCCGCAGGTGCGCGGCCTGCATTCGCTGACCGCGCGCGCGCTGGCCGAAGCGCTGCCGTTGTTGCCGGCCTACGACCAGGCCGATGCCGATGCACGCGAGCAGTTCCTGGCCCTGCTGCGTGGCCAGCGTCCGGTCGATACGCTTTCGCGCATGGCGCGGCTGGGCGTGCTTGGCCAGTGGATTCCCGCGTTTGCCCAGGTCAGCGGGCGCATGCAGTTCGACCTGTTCCATGTCTATACGGTCGACCAGCACACGCTGATGGTCCTGCGCAACATCGGCCAGTTCGCCAGCAGCCGTGCCGACGAGCGCTTCTCGATCGCGCACGAAGTGTGGCCACGCCTGCGCAAGCCGGAACTGCTGCTGCTGGCCGGCCTGTTCCATGACATCGCCAAGGGCCGTGGCGGCGACCACTCGGAGCTGGGTGCGGTGGACGCGCGTGCGTTCTGCCAGGCACATGCGCTCAGTGGCACCGATACCGAGCTGGTGGCATGGCTGGTCGAACAGCACCTGCGCATGTCGGTGACCGCGCAGAAGCAGGACATCGCCGATCCGGTGGTGATCCATCGCTTCGCCACGCTGGTTGGCAGCCGCGATCGCCTTGACTACCTGTACCTGCTGACCTGTGCCGATATCGCCGGCACCAGCCCGAAACTGTGGAATGCCTGGAAGGACCGCCTGCTGGCCGACCTGTACTTCGCCACCCGGCGCGCACTGCGCGAGGGGCTGGAGCACCCGGTGCCGGCTGCCGAGCGCGTGGCCGAAGCGCGTGACAGCGTGCGCGCGCTGGTGCGCGAGCGGGGCTACGACGATGCCACCATCGACCGCCAGTTCGCGGTAATGCCTGATGAAGGCTTCATCCGCCTGCGCCCCGAGCAGCTGGCCTGGCAGGCTGCCGCGCTGGTGCCGGTGAAGCAGGGCCAGGCGCTGGTGAAGGTTCGCCGGATCAGCGTCGACGACCCGGCGCTGGAAGTATTCGTGCATTCGCCGGACCGCGACGGCCTGTTCGCGGCGATCGTGATGACGCTGGACCGCAAGGGCTACGGCATCCACCGCGCACGCGTGCTGGACGGTCCGGCCGACACCATCTTCGATACCTTCGAAGTGAACCCGGCCGACACGTTTGCCGATGGCAGCAGTGCCAACCTGGAAGCGGCGCTGCGCGAGGCACTCAGTGGTGACCTGTCGCGCCTGCGGCCGTCGCGCCGGGTGGTACCGCGGCAGCTGCGGCACTTCCGCTTCGCCCCGCGCATCGAGTTCCGCGATGAACCGGGCGCAACCCGTTTTGCCCTGGTCGCCCCCGACCGTCCCGGCCTGCTGGCCGATGTGGCGTTCGTGCTGCGCAACCAGGGCCTGCGCGTGCATGATGCGCGCATTGCCACGTTCGGCGAACGCGCCGAAGACACCTTCGTGATCAGTGACGAACACGACCTCCCCCTGACTGAACCTGCCCGGCAGCAGCTGCATGACGCGATGCTGGCCTGCCTGGACCCTGATCGAAACGCCGGAGACCCCGCCTGA
- the dapD gene encoding 2,3,4,5-tetrahydropyridine-2,6-dicarboxylate N-succinyltransferase, with protein sequence MATKPAKKTAATPKSAAARKPAAAAPAAKKTIAPKKAAAVKAPAKKTAAVKRAVKKPAPAKSAEAVRAETIARKSLRKPSAPGVEELKFGIESAFERRATLTLHELEGSTRPLVNRVIDGLETGEFRVAEPDGQGGWKVNEWLKKAVLLYFRVNDMAVVDARPAPFWDKVESRFAGYDEAKFRRGGVRVVPGAIARRGTYFGKDVVLMPSFTNIGAYVGEGTMVDTWATVGSCAQIGQHCHLSGGAGIGGVLEPLQASPTIIEDHCFIGARSEVVEGVVVGHHSVIGMGVFLSQSTRIYNRATGEISYGYIPPYSVVVSGSLPSKDGTHSLYCAVIVKQVDARTRSKTSVNDLLRGLAD encoded by the coding sequence ATGGCCACCAAGCCCGCCAAGAAGACCGCCGCGACCCCCAAGAGCGCAGCGGCCCGGAAACCTGCTGCCGCCGCACCGGCCGCGAAGAAGACCATTGCGCCGAAGAAGGCCGCTGCGGTGAAGGCCCCGGCGAAGAAAACGGCTGCGGTGAAGCGTGCTGTGAAGAAGCCGGCGCCGGCCAAGAGCGCCGAAGCCGTCCGCGCCGAAACCATCGCCCGCAAGTCGCTGCGCAAGCCGTCGGCACCGGGCGTGGAAGAGCTGAAGTTCGGCATCGAGAGTGCCTTCGAGCGCCGTGCGACGCTGACCCTGCACGAGCTGGAAGGTTCCACCCGTCCGCTGGTCAACCGCGTGATCGATGGCCTGGAAACCGGTGAATTCCGTGTCGCCGAGCCGGACGGCCAGGGTGGCTGGAAGGTCAACGAGTGGCTGAAGAAGGCGGTGCTGCTGTACTTCCGCGTCAACGACATGGCGGTGGTCGATGCGCGCCCCGCACCGTTCTGGGACAAGGTCGAATCGCGTTTCGCCGGCTATGACGAAGCGAAGTTCCGCCGTGGTGGCGTGCGCGTGGTACCGGGCGCGATCGCCCGCCGCGGTACCTACTTCGGCAAGGACGTGGTGCTGATGCCGAGCTTCACCAACATCGGCGCCTATGTCGGCGAAGGCACCATGGTCGACACCTGGGCCACCGTCGGTTCCTGCGCGCAGATCGGCCAGCACTGCCACCTGTCCGGCGGCGCCGGCATCGGCGGCGTGCTGGAGCCGCTGCAGGCCAGCCCGACCATCATCGAGGACCACTGCTTCATCGGTGCCCGTTCGGAAGTGGTGGAAGGCGTGGTGGTCGGCCACCACAGCGTGATCGGCATGGGCGTGTTCCTCAGCCAGAGCACCCGCATCTACAACCGTGCCACCGGCGAGATCAGCTACGGCTACATCCCGCCGTACAGCGTGGTGGTGTCCGGCTCGCTGCCGAGCAAGGACGGTACCCATTCGCTGTACTGCGCGGTGATCGTCAAGCAGGTCGATGCCCGCACCCGCAGCAAGACCAGCGTCAACGACCTGCTGCGCGGCCTGGCTGACTGA
- a CDS encoding arsenate reductase, translated as MAMSTTVYGLKNCDTCKKATKWLDRFGVPYTFIDYRDNKPSPEMLLAWAAQLGGLAAMVNKSSTTWRQLPDNRKAADSEAEWKLLLREYPQLIKRPLVVTADGTVNQGFSDNGFKARFGVGDA; from the coding sequence ATGGCCATGAGCACCACTGTCTACGGTTTGAAGAACTGCGATACCTGCAAGAAGGCGACCAAGTGGCTGGACCGCTTCGGTGTGCCGTACACCTTCATCGATTACCGCGACAACAAACCCAGCCCGGAAATGCTGCTGGCGTGGGCAGCGCAGCTGGGTGGCCTGGCCGCGATGGTGAACAAGTCCTCCACCACCTGGCGGCAGCTGCCGGACAACCGCAAGGCCGCGGACTCCGAGGCCGAATGGAAGCTGCTGCTGCGCGAGTACCCGCAGCTGATCAAGCGCCCGCTGGTGGTCACCGCCGACGGCACGGTCAACCAGGGTTTCAGTGACAACGGCTTCAAGGCCCGCTTCGGCGTGGGTGACGCATGA
- the dapE gene encoding succinyl-diaminopimelate desuccinylase codes for MSAVLDLTCELIARPSVTPDDAGCQALLAARLKQAGFQCDHLRLGEVDNLWATHGQGAPVLVLLGHTDVVPTGPREAWTSDPFMPQIRDGVLYGRGTADMKGSVAAFVVAAEQFVAAHPDHPGTLAVLLTSDEEGDAIDGVRHVARLFAERGQRIDWCITGEPSSTATLGDLLRVGRRGSLSAKLRVQGVQGHVAYPEKARNPIHQAAPALAELSARRWDDGYESFPPTSLQISNIHAGTGANNVIPGELEVDFNIRYNPHWDAPKLEAEITSLMDRHGLQYTLKWHRSGEPFYTPEGTLRATARAVLAEHIGRAPEESTGGGTSDARFIAPLGAQCIEVGPVNASIHQVDENVRVDDLEALPGLYQRLVERLLV; via the coding sequence ATGAGCGCGGTCCTCGACCTGACCTGCGAGCTGATCGCACGACCCTCGGTGACGCCCGATGATGCCGGTTGCCAGGCGCTGCTGGCGGCACGCCTGAAGCAGGCCGGGTTCCAGTGCGATCACCTGCGGCTGGGCGAGGTCGACAACCTGTGGGCGACCCACGGCCAGGGCGCGCCGGTACTGGTGCTGCTGGGCCATACCGACGTGGTGCCGACGGGCCCGCGCGAGGCCTGGACCAGCGACCCGTTCATGCCGCAGATCCGTGACGGCGTGCTGTATGGCCGTGGCACCGCCGACATGAAGGGCAGCGTGGCGGCGTTCGTGGTGGCGGCCGAGCAGTTCGTCGCCGCGCATCCCGATCACCCCGGCACGCTGGCGGTGCTGCTGACCAGCGACGAGGAGGGCGATGCCATCGATGGCGTGCGCCACGTTGCACGGCTGTTCGCCGAGCGCGGCCAACGCATCGACTGGTGCATCACCGGCGAGCCGTCGTCGACCGCGACGCTGGGTGACCTGCTGCGCGTGGGTCGTCGTGGCAGCCTGTCGGCCAAGCTGCGCGTGCAGGGCGTACAAGGCCACGTGGCGTATCCGGAGAAGGCACGCAACCCGATCCACCAGGCGGCGCCGGCCCTGGCCGAGCTGAGTGCGCGGCGCTGGGATGACGGCTACGAAAGTTTCCCGCCGACCAGCCTGCAGATCTCCAACATCCATGCCGGTACCGGTGCCAACAACGTGATTCCCGGCGAGCTCGAGGTGGATTTCAACATCCGCTACAACCCGCACTGGGATGCGCCGAAGCTGGAAGCGGAGATCACTTCGCTGATGGACCGGCATGGCCTGCAGTACACGCTGAAGTGGCATCGCAGCGGCGAGCCGTTCTACACCCCGGAGGGCACGCTGCGCGCCACCGCGCGTGCGGTGCTGGCCGAGCACATCGGCCGTGCACCGGAGGAAAGCACCGGTGGCGGCACGTCCGATGCACGCTTCATCGCGCCATTGGGCGCGCAGTGCATCGAAGTGGGGCCGGTCAACGCCAGCATCCACCAGGTGGACGAGAACGTGCGCGTGGACGATCTGGAGGCATTGCCGGGGCTGTACCAGCGGCTGGTGGAACGGCTGCTGGTGTGA
- a CDS encoding tetratricopeptide repeat protein yields the protein MQHRIGRNAALAALFCLGLAACQTLPPPSPLPPAQLQSLEQRGTDGSFEGAFDTAQTFERFNDPRAIAYYERAAAVTPWTFHNTRAEEALGRIWTSGTLRYADSPHINPAPVLRASWRRGERAYLAAAYHGNPYAFYELAKAYRQRGDAEQALRWDLRGMIYKRYPSSSSRLPDAVAAQDDTVHPRVAQIQRRAERGDAEAQVDLGALLEAGMGLPRDPARALQLYQRAGEKGNVFGQYFAGLLLGRGAPGVDKDTDAAVRWFARAEAQRFYMAAPSYWKKAVEPPFFIFSE from the coding sequence ATGCAACACCGCATTGGACGCAACGCGGCGCTGGCCGCCCTGTTCTGCCTGGGCCTGGCCGCCTGCCAGACCCTGCCCCCGCCCTCGCCCCTGCCGCCGGCTCAGCTGCAGAGCCTGGAGCAACGCGGCACCGACGGCAGCTTCGAGGGTGCCTTTGATACCGCGCAAACCTTCGAGCGCTTCAACGACCCGCGCGCCATCGCCTACTACGAGCGTGCCGCCGCGGTCACACCCTGGACCTTCCACAACACCAGGGCGGAAGAAGCATTGGGCCGGATCTGGACCTCCGGCACGCTGCGGTATGCCGACAGCCCCCACATCAACCCGGCACCGGTGCTGCGCGCATCCTGGCGACGTGGCGAACGCGCCTATCTGGCGGCGGCCTACCACGGCAATCCCTATGCGTTCTACGAACTCGCCAAGGCCTATCGTCAGCGTGGCGACGCGGAACAGGCGCTGCGCTGGGACCTGCGCGGAATGATCTACAAGCGCTACCCGAGTTCGTCGTCGCGACTGCCGGATGCGGTGGCCGCACAGGATGACACCGTGCATCCGCGGGTTGCGCAGATCCAGCGTCGCGCCGAGCGCGGCGATGCCGAAGCCCAGGTGGACCTGGGCGCGCTGCTGGAGGCAGGCATGGGACTGCCGCGCGATCCTGCGCGTGCGCTGCAGCTGTACCAGCGTGCCGGCGAGAAGGGCAATGTGTTCGGCCAGTACTTCGCCGGACTGCTGCTGGGCCGCGGTGCACCGGGCGTGGACAAGGACACCGACGCAGCCGTGCGCTGGTTCGCGCGGGCCGAGGCGCAGCGCTTCTACATGGCGGCGCCGAGTTACTGGAAAAAAGCGGTCGAGCCGCCGTTCTTCATCTTTTCGGAATAG
- the asnB gene encoding asparagine synthase B: MCSIFGIFGLQAGDDLPALRRHALELSQRQRHRGPDWSGVYLDEGALLVHERLAIVDPAGGSQPLLSADGQLALAVNGEIYNHQALKAALTTAYDFQTGSDCEVINALYRQGASPAQWLEQLNGIFAFALWDRDSGRVLVARDPVGVVPLYWGHDAQGRLRVASEMKALVDTCADVAQFPPGHYFDSARGELVRYYQQPWRDYADVRGRQADLAELRQAFEHAVERQLMSDVPYGVLLSGGLDSSLVAAVAARYARRRIEDGGQTEAWWPRLHSFAIGLNGSPDLAAAAIAAEALGTVHHGFEYTFEEGLDALPEVIRHIETYDVTTIRASTPMFLLARRIKAMGVKMVLSGEGSDEIFGGYLYFHKAPDAREFHDELVRKLDALHNYDCLRANKSMMAWGVEPRVPFLDREFLDVAMRFDAAHKMVGAGFGGRRIEKAVLREAFDGYLPDSILWRQKEQFSDGVGYGWIDGLKAHAEAQVSDRVLAAADKRFPHNPPQTKEAYYYRHLFEQFFPSRAAAETVPGGKSIACSSPAAIAWDASFAAAADPSGRAIAGVHAQALA; the protein is encoded by the coding sequence ATGTGTTCGATCTTCGGAATCTTCGGCCTGCAGGCCGGTGACGATCTTCCGGCCCTGCGCCGCCATGCGCTGGAACTGTCGCAGCGCCAGCGCCACCGTGGCCCCGACTGGAGCGGCGTATACCTCGACGAAGGTGCGCTGCTGGTTCACGAGCGGCTGGCCATCGTCGACCCGGCCGGTGGTTCGCAGCCGCTGCTGTCGGCCGATGGCCAGCTGGCGCTGGCGGTGAACGGCGAGATCTACAACCACCAGGCATTGAAGGCGGCGCTGACCACCGCCTACGACTTCCAGACCGGCTCGGACTGCGAGGTGATCAACGCGCTGTACCGCCAGGGCGCTTCGCCGGCGCAGTGGCTGGAACAGCTCAATGGCATCTTCGCGTTCGCGCTGTGGGACCGCGACAGCGGCCGCGTTCTGGTGGCGCGCGATCCGGTCGGCGTGGTGCCGCTGTACTGGGGTCACGATGCCCAGGGGCGTCTGCGCGTGGCCTCGGAAATGAAGGCGCTGGTCGATACCTGTGCCGATGTCGCGCAGTTCCCGCCGGGCCATTATTTCGACAGTGCCCGTGGTGAGCTGGTGCGCTACTACCAGCAACCGTGGCGCGACTATGCCGACGTGCGGGGCCGCCAGGCGGATCTGGCCGAGCTGCGCCAGGCCTTCGAACATGCGGTGGAACGCCAGCTGATGAGTGATGTGCCGTACGGCGTGCTGCTGTCCGGTGGCCTGGACTCGTCACTGGTGGCGGCGGTGGCCGCGCGTTACGCACGTCGCCGTATCGAGGATGGCGGCCAGACCGAAGCCTGGTGGCCGCGGCTGCACTCGTTCGCGATCGGCTTGAATGGCTCGCCCGATCTGGCCGCCGCTGCCATCGCCGCCGAAGCGCTGGGCACCGTGCATCACGGCTTCGAGTACACCTTCGAGGAAGGCCTCGATGCGCTGCCGGAAGTGATCCGCCACATCGAGACCTACGACGTCACCACCATCCGCGCATCGACGCCGATGTTCCTGCTGGCACGGCGGATCAAGGCCATGGGGGTGAAGATGGTGCTGTCCGGCGAGGGCAGCGACGAGATCTTTGGTGGCTACCTGTATTTCCACAAGGCACCGGATGCGCGTGAGTTCCACGACGAGCTGGTACGCAAGCTCGACGCCCTGCACAACTACGACTGCCTACGTGCGAACAAGTCGATGATGGCCTGGGGCGTGGAGCCGCGCGTGCCGTTCCTCGACCGTGAGTTCCTCGATGTGGCGATGCGCTTCGATGCCGCGCACAAGATGGTCGGCGCAGGTTTTGGCGGCCGCCGCATCGAGAAGGCAGTGCTGCGCGAGGCGTTCGATGGCTACCTGCCGGACAGCATCCTGTGGCGGCAGAAGGAACAGTTCAGCGATGGCGTTGGCTACGGCTGGATCGATGGATTGAAGGCGCATGCCGAGGCGCAGGTGAGCGACCGCGTCCTGGCCGCGGCCGACAAGCGCTTCCCGCACAACCCGCCGCAGACCAAGGAGGCGTACTACTACCGCCACCTGTTCGAGCAGTTCTTCCCGAGCCGTGCGGCTGCCGAGACCGTGCCGGGCGGCAAGTCGATCGCCTGTTCGTCGCCGGCGGCCATTGCCTGGGACGCCAGCTTCGCCGCAGCTGCAGATCCGTCGGGTCGCGCGATCGCCGGCGTGCACGCGCAGGCCCTGGCCTAA